GTTTCATTTTCTTGCATGACATTGGCTAGCACAATCCGACGACCAAGTTGCTGCACACGATCGCGGTCAAGCATAACTGGATGGGCACCACTGCGAGCATAGTAGGCAAGAGTAGCTGCTGACGGTGGATGGCGTTGCACGAGCACAGCATTAAACAGCACTTGTCCACAGGCGCGATCAATAGCATGAATGTGATCAGCGACAGTGTAGCCATCAGTTTCGCCTGGCTCGGTCATAATATTGCAGACATAAATGCGGGGGATATCCGTGCGAGCCGCGATCGCTCTAGTGATTTCCGGTACCAGCAAGTTGGGGATCACACTGGTATACAGACTTCCAGGGCCAATCACAATATAGTCTGCTGCATGAATGGCTTCGAGGGCAGTGGGTAATGCAGGTGGCTCAGGGGGATAACAGCCGATTTTGCAAATCTTGCCCTTAGCAGCCGTAATGTTTGATTCTCCCTCAATCACCCGACCATCCTGCAACTCTGCCCACAGGCGCACATCGCTGATGGTGGCTGGCAACACTCGTCCACGCACAGCCAATACCTCAGAGCTAGCCGCGATCGCCCGTTCGAGATCACCGGTCACCTCTGTCATGGCTGTCAAGAACAAATTGCCAAAACTATGCCCAACTAACCCATCCCCTGCTTGAAAGCGATATTGAAATAGCTCAGTAACTAGTTTTTCTTCGTCTGCCAAGGCGGCCAGACAGTTGCGAATGTCACCCGGTGGCAGCACCCCAATCTCACGGCGCAACCGACCCGACGAGCCACCATCATCAGCAACAGTGACGATCGCGGTGATGTTAGCACTGTATTCCTTCAAGCCTCGCAATAGGGTCGATAGCCCCGTGCCACCGCCGATCGCGACAATCTTGGGACCTCGGTGTAAGCGTCGATGAGTTAACAACCTATCCACCAGCTCATCATCACCATCGGGCATTAATACTTCTGTGATGGATCCTAACGTTCGAGTCTGGCCCCACAGCACCAACAAGATGCCAACAACAATCACAATAGGGCCACTGATTTGACTGGGAACCACCTGCGTTACCATCCGCAACACATCGCGAATAAACCGTATGGTGTAGTAAATCGGCGACAGGTTTGCCCAGATAGCAATTCCTAGCATGGTTAAAAACACACCCCCCACACTTAGCAGCAGCCAACGCTTAACAAACAGCCCCGGCGTTAGCCACTTCACCCACCGAGGAGAGTGATCCATAACCAGAGAGGCAGTTTTGGGGGAGGGGGTCATCCAACGGGACACTCGACGGGTTTCTTGGGAAAGTGTAGACAGTGCTTGCTTGAATAAACTATTTGACATAGTACCTCTTGGGTAGCACCTAGGCAGGGTGCAGAGAAGTCACGACTACATACATACATAGGAACGGACTGATTTCCAGCAGATTGGAGCCAATACAATTAAGGATAAATAACGTAAAACCCTATCCTTGAATTTTCCTCCTGTAACATTAATTGCACCTGTCTTCTGAGTAGGGTGAATGCCACCTGAATCTACGAGATACACAGTACATTAGAGGGGAGGTTGATAAACCAGTGGCTCTTAGTTCTAAGATGCACAATTATCTAAGATGCACAATATAACGTGTAGATAGGTGAGGCCATGGCCCGGATAAATTTTTGTCCCATGGGTTTGCTAGTGTCTAGATGATTCAAACCGAAACTCTGACAGGATCTTAATGCACATTGCTATGGGTGAGCCGATAATTCAGCTAAGGGGCGTGAGTAAGTCATTTGGAGACAATGTGATCCTAGACAGGGTCGATTTGGACATTTATCCCGGTGAGGCGCTAGCTATAATTGGCCCATCGGGAACGGGCAAGTCCACCATTTTGCGTCTGATTGCAGGTCTGATTGCTCCTGATGAGGGTGAGATCTACATCCAGGGGCAACGTCGCCAAGGGCTAATTGAGGATGCTGAGGATCCGATCGGCATTGGTCTAGTTTTTCAGCAAGCAGCATTGTTTGACTCACTAACTGTAGAGGAAAATGTAGGATTTTTGTTGTATCAGCGATCGCGACTGCCCCATGAAAAGATTCGGGCACTGGTGCAGGAAAAATTAGAAATGGTGGGATTACCCAATATTGCTGATCGTTACCCAGCGGAATTGTCTGGTGGTATGCGCAAGCGCGTCAGTTTTGCCCGTGCCATTATCGCTAACCCAGAAAATCCTAAAGATACCCCAGAAGTGCTCCTCTACGACGAGCCAACAGCAGGCTTGGATCCTATAGCATCAACAGTGATTGAGGATCTGATCCGGCAGTTGCAATGTACGGCTGGTGGGTGCAGCACCTACGTGATTGTTACTCACCAGCACAGCACCATTCAGCGCACCTCTGATCGGATTGTTTTACTGTACAGAGGTAAGGTGCAATGGGAAGGTACCTATGCTGAAATGATAGAGACCGATCATCCCATGGTGCAGCAATTTCTCAGGGGTGATGTCCACGGTCCGATTCAAGTTGCGACATAACCTGAAGTTGGAAACGACTATCAGGAACAAAAGTAATGCCCCGACGCTGGGCGCGAATCTGATGGGGTTGATCTAACGGCGGGGCGATCGCCATCTGGTAGGTTGACATCAGGGTTGCTAACACCAGTTTCATCTCGAATAGAGAGAGGGCCATACCAATGCAACTGCGATTGCCGCCACCAAAGGGTAGATACTCATAGGGCGAAAACCTATGGTTCAAGAAGCGATCGGGCTGAAATTCCTCTGGGCACGGGAAGATATCTGAGCGACGATGGGCATTGTAAATGCAGGGCACTAGCACAGTGCCAGAGGGTAGGTGATAATCAGTCAATGTAATCGGCGTTTGGGCGACCCGTGGCTGGGCAATCAGGGCAATGGGATAAACGCGCAGGGTTTCAGCACAGACTGCTTTGAGGTAAGGAAGGTTGGTAATGGCAATTGGATGGCCATCCTGCACAGTTGCTAACTCAGCCATCAAGTTGCTGCGAATGTCGGGCTGGCTATGAATCCAATACAGTGCCCATGTCAGGGCTGAAGCAGTTGTCTCATGGCCTAACAGCAACAGAGTCATCAACTGGTCGCGCAGTTCTTGATCAGTCATTGGCTGGCCAGCCTCATCACGGGCTGTGAGCAGCAAATCTAGCACTCGGCTTTGTTGTTGGGGTTGCCCTCGCCGATCGTGAATCTCAGCATAAATCAGGGCATCAATCTCTGCTAGCAAGTGCTGAAACCGTCCCCAAGGACTCCAACGACCCAAATTGCGCTGCAAGAGTGGCAAGAAAAACTGCACAGAGTAAACAGGGGATGTGACATACTCTAGCAGGTGATGTAGACGGGGTTTCAGTTGGTGATAGCGATGACCTGGAGCCATGCCAAACACTACTCGCAGGATGATATCTAGGGAAATGTCAGCCATGGCCTGACGGATATTGACCGGAGCACCACAAGACCAAGCAGCCAAGTGATGGCGGGTCACTTCTTGGATCATGGCGGCATAGTGAGGGAGTTGTTCACCGTGTAAGGCAGGCATCAACAATTGCCGTTGCCGATGGTGCCGCTTGCCATCTTGCATAATTAGGGACTCGCTACCCGTCAAGGGCTGAA
This genomic window from Cyanobacteriota bacterium contains:
- a CDS encoding cytochrome P450 is translated as MINSSAIYPQPPITLPPGPTLPGPLQTARIILQPIAFLEDCARRYGDVFTLRVLGINSPPVVFVSNPQGIQAIFTTLANRLALGKVTYVFQPLTGSESLIMQDGKRHHRQRQLLMPALHGEQLPHYAAMIQEVTRHHLAAWSCGAPVNIRQAMADISLDIILRVVFGMAPGHRYHQLKPRLHHLLEYVTSPVYSVQFFLPLLQRNLGRWSPWGRFQHLLAEIDALIYAEIHDRRGQPQQQSRVLDLLLTARDEAGQPMTDQELRDQLMTLLLLGHETTASALTWALYWIHSQPDIRSNLMAELATVQDGHPIAITNLPYLKAVCAETLRVYPIALIAQPRVAQTPITLTDYHLPSGTVLVPCIYNAHRRSDIFPCPEEFQPDRFLNHRFSPYEYLPFGGGNRSCIGMALSLFEMKLVLATLMSTYQMAIAPPLDQPHQIRAQRRGITFVPDSRFQLQVMSQLESDRGHHP
- a CDS encoding ABC transporter ATP-binding protein — encoded protein: MGEPIIQLRGVSKSFGDNVILDRVDLDIYPGEALAIIGPSGTGKSTILRLIAGLIAPDEGEIYIQGQRRQGLIEDAEDPIGIGLVFQQAALFDSLTVEENVGFLLYQRSRLPHEKIRALVQEKLEMVGLPNIADRYPAELSGGMRKRVSFARAIIANPENPKDTPEVLLYDEPTAGLDPIASTVIEDLIRQLQCTAGGCSTYVIVTHQHSTIQRTSDRIVLLYRGKVQWEGTYAEMIETDHPMVQQFLRGDVHGPIQVAT
- a CDS encoding YvcK family protein; its protein translation is MSNSLFKQALSTLSQETRRVSRWMTPSPKTASLVMDHSPRWVKWLTPGLFVKRWLLLSVGGVFLTMLGIAIWANLSPIYYTIRFIRDVLRMVTQVVPSQISGPIVIVVGILLVLWGQTRTLGSITEVLMPDGDDELVDRLLTHRRLHRGPKIVAIGGGTGLSTLLRGLKEYSANITAIVTVADDGGSSGRLRREIGVLPPGDIRNCLAALADEEKLVTELFQYRFQAGDGLVGHSFGNLFLTAMTEVTGDLERAIAASSEVLAVRGRVLPATISDVRLWAELQDGRVIEGESNITAAKGKICKIGCYPPEPPALPTALEAIHAADYIVIGPGSLYTSVIPNLLVPEITRAIAARTDIPRIYVCNIMTEPGETDGYTVADHIHAIDRACGQVLFNAVLVQRHPPSAATLAYYARSGAHPVMLDRDRVQQLGRRIVLANVMQENET